In a single window of the Raphanus sativus cultivar WK10039 chromosome 9, ASM80110v3, whole genome shotgun sequence genome:
- the LOC108825549 gene encoding golgin candidate 1 translates to MASWLKAAEDLFEVVDRRAKSVVEDLSEEQSDLQPSASDKKGSQSKRLTSKRKARQKLVKEGTSSKRDLSGDQSGPGVSQSEGPPSKSSVSTEDASLLQRREFQPTDADVQSLPQSVSDGKSEDAAAVVPSESVVDGGGDAEAAPGSKNPDGDVGVPNESLVQPSPSLPDKEIEVVVASENLVDAPKKDVQGELEDSSKRDQDRLVETVVHVPPVGEGNVIQSTGDEAKEKVGTSINLDKKQEQKVADASTNLEREQGRRADTTSMKIQDQLEEAQGLLKATVSTGQSKEARLARVCAGLSSRLQEIKAENAQLEELLTSEQELTKSYEASIRQLQKDLSASKTEVTKVESSMVEALAAKNKEIEALVSAMDALKNQAALNEGKVSSLQADMESIMRNRELAETRMMQALREELATTERRAEEERSAHNATKMAAMERERELEHRAVDASTALVRIQRIADERTAKVAELEQKVALLEVECTSLNQELQDMEVRARRGQKKSPDEPNQVIQIQAWQDEVDRARQGQRDAEEKLSSMEAEMQKVRVEMAAMKRDAEHYSRQEHTELEKRYRELTDLLYYKQTQLETMASEKAAAEFQLEKEVKRLQEAQVEVEKSRVPRRPSTTWEEDSEIKTLESLPLYHQHLATARTQVQNAVKLLDSGAVRATRFLWRYPIARILLLFYLIFVHLFLMYLIHRLQAQAEAEEVGDSMGLTNNVFRP, encoded by the exons ATGGCGTCTTGGCTCAAAGCTGCCGAAG ATTTATTCGAGGTTGTGGATCGAAGGGCGAAGTCTGTGGTTGAAGATCTTTCCGAGGAACAGTCTGATTTGCAGCCGTCAG CTTCTGATAAGAAAGGGTCTCAATCAAAGAGATTAACTTCAAAGAGAAAG GCTCGGCAGAAACTTGTAAAAGAGGGAACTTCTAGTAAGAGAGATCTTTCTGGTGATCAATCTGGACCAGGAGTGTCACAGTCTGAGGGGCCTCCATCTAAAAGTTCTGTTTCCACTGAAGATGCCTCTCTCCTGCAGAGAAGAGAGTTTCAACCGACTGATGCAGATGTTCAGTCACTTCCACAATCAGTGTCAGACGGCAAAAGTGAAGATGCTGCTGCTGTGGTACCTTCAGAATCTGTTGTGGACGGTGGTGGTGATGCTGAGGCAGCTCCAGGTAGCAAGAATCCTGATGGAGATGTTGGTGTTCCAAATGAATCTTTGGTGCAACCGTCACCATCTTTACCTGACAAAGAAATTGAGGTCGTTGTTGCCAGTGAGAACCTGGTTGATGCTCCCAAAAAGGAtgtacaaggagagttggaagattcTTCAAAAAGAGACCAGGATAGACTTGTGGAAACCGTAGTACATGTTCCTCCTGTAGGCGAAGGGAATGTGATTCAAAGCACAGGTGATGAGGCGAAAGAAAAAGTTGGCACCTCAATCAATTTGGATAAAAAACAGGAACAGAAAGTTGCTGATGCCTCAACCAATTTGGAGAGAGAGCAAGGTCGTAGAGCTGATACAACTTCCATGAAGATACAAGATCAACTTGAAGAG GCTCAGGGGTTGTTAAAAGCTACAGTTTCCACTGGGCAGTCAAAAGAAGCCAGGTTAGCAAGG GTCTGTGCTGGACTTTCATCCCGTCTGCAAGAAATTAAGGCAGAGAATGCACAGTTGGAAGAGCTTCTCACTTCAGAG CAAGAGCTTACCAAGTCATATGAAGCTAGCATTAGGCAGTTGCAAAAAGATTTATCAGCTTCGAAAACTGAAGTGACGAAAGTAGAGTCAAGCATGGTTGAGGCACTAGCAGCTAAGAACAAAGAGATAGAAGCACTTGTCAGCGCAATGGATGCCCTGAAAAACCAGGCTGCTCTGAACGAAGGAAAAGTGTCGTCTCTTCAG GCTGACATGGAGTCTATTATGAGAAACAGAGAATTGGCTGAGACTAGGATGATGCAG GCATTGCGGGAGGAGCTTGCAACTACTGAAAGGAGAGCCGAAGAGGAGCGTTCTGCACATAATGCCACAAAAATG GCTGCAATGGAAAGGGAAAGAGAGCTAGAGCACAGGGCTGTGGATGCTTCCACAGCACTTGTTAGAATTCAG AGAATTGCTGATGAAAGGACAGCGAAGGTGGCAGAACTTGAACAGAAGGTGGCCTTGCTTGAG GTCGAATGCACATCTCTGAATCAAGAGCTGCAAGATATGGAAGTTCGTGCTCGCAGAGGACAAAAGAAATCTCCGGATGAACCTAATCAAGTGATCCAG ATTCAAGCATGGCAAGACGAAGTGGACCGTGCTCGGCAAGGTCAAAGAGACGCCGAGGAGAAACTTTCTTCGATGGAG GCTGAAATGCAAAAGGTTAGGGTGGAAATGGCAGCCATGAAGAGGGATGCAGAACACTACTCACGCCAG GAGCATACAGAGCTGGAAAAACGCTACCGTGAACTAACAGATTTACTG TACTATAAGCAAACGCAACTAGAGACTATGGCGAGTGAGAAGGCTGCAGCAGAGTTTCAGTTGGAGAAAGAGGTGAAACGTCTACAGGAAGCACAG GTAGAGGTAGAAAAAAGCAGAGTTCCGCGACGTCCATCAACAACTTGGGAAGAAGATTCTGAGATCAAGACACTCGA gTCTCTTCCATTGTATCACCAACACCTGGCTACAGCGAGGACACAG GTGCAAAACGCAGTGAAACTGTTAGACTCAGGAGCTGTAAGGGCCACGAGGTTCCTTTGGCGGTACCCAATAGCTCGGATTCTCCTGCTTTTTTACCTT ATCTTTGTTCATCTCTTCTTGATGTATCTAATACACCGGCTACAG GCGCAAGCCGAGGCCGAAGAAGTAGGGGACTCAATGGGCCTGACCAACAACGTTTTCAGACCATGA
- the LOC130499384 gene encoding uncharacterized protein LOC130499384 → MHPLQDEADLSSSLTTRRVSSFLQLIPVSKPRNLVSCGEYVSFNYQQEAGGIEISVARFLGLLTADCKLNFLQYSTPQVREDWTSNVEILVVVGFLYAAFITSVKLLGVQLSTAKCSSQSKPVFHSKPWSHVVGLISLCSMLSQGLSIWPWRFASQQSILWKRCLVASEFTDVPSLIGYVENFPTCSAYGTWIVSSTQNGKAVTLQKVLHQSLSSGFSSLQILEDSIVFFFALCSGLVLIEITGFFIGRNLVPLVIPLSCLYNIGSAFCLTVVAFVMGGVPKLCG, encoded by the exons ATGCATCCTTTACAAGATGAAGCCGATCTCTCCAGCTCTCTCACCACCAGACGAGTCTCCTCCTTCCTCCAACTAATCCCGGTGTCAAAGCCGAGAAACTTGGTCTCTTGTGGCGAATATGTTTCGTTTAATTATCAACAAGAGGCAGGGGGTATTGAGATCTCTGTGGCAAGGTTCTTGGGGTTACTGACAGCTGACTGCAAGCTTAATTTCCTTCAATACTCAACACCTCAAGTTCGCGAGGACTGGACTTCGAATGTTGAGATattggtggtggtgggttttctGTATGCAGCTTTTATTACCTCAGTGAAACTTCTTGGAGTGCAGCTCTCCACTGCAAAGTGCAGTTCTCAGTCAAAGCCGGTCTTTCATTCGAAACCTTGGTCACATGTCGTTGGACTCATCTCCCTTTGCTCCATGCTTTCGCAAG GTTTGTCTATTTGGCCATGGCGGTTCGCCTCACAGCAATCAATCTTGTGGAAGAGGTGTTTGGTAGCCTCTGAGTTTACTGATGTACCCTCCCTAATCGGGTATGTTGAGAACTTCCCGACTTGTTCGGCTTATGGAACGTGGATCGTGAGTTCTACTCAAAACGGCAAAGCTGTAACGCTGCAGAAAGTTCTACACCAGTCATTATCATCTGGATTCTCAAGTCTTCAGATTCTAGAGGACTCAATTGTCTTCTTCTTTGCCCTGTGCTCGGGGTTGGTTTTGATTGAGATTACGGGTTTCTTCATAGGTAGGAACCTTGTCCCTCTCGTCATACCGTTATCATGTCTTTATAATATAGGTTCAGCCTTCTGTTTAACTGTTGTTGCTTTTGTAATGGGTGGTGTCCCCAAACTTTGTGGTTAA
- the LOC108826947 gene encoding pathogenesis-related protein 1-like, whose translation MSFSGYSFVVLTLFSIVFTQIYGLGKVDPMYDLKPEETLAIHNQIRADVGVAPLVWDDKLAAYAQNYANVRSKDCAMKHSTDGMYGENLAAGWVQPLDTMSGPIATKFWSTEKPNYNYDTNKCSDVCGHYTQIVANQSQRLGCGTVRCHNNEYVWVVCNYAPRPMGDANTRPY comes from the coding sequence ATGTCGTTTTCTGGTTATAGCTTCGTCGTACTAACATTATTCTCCATCGTTTTTACTCAAATATATGGTTTGGGAAAAGTAGACCCAATGTATGATCTCAAACCGGAAGAAACGCTAGCGATTCACAACCAGATTCGAGCCGATGTCGGCGTGGCTCCACTGGTATGGGACGATAAACTAGCTGCCTACGCACAGAACTATGCTAATGTACGCTCCAAAGACTGCGCCATGAAGCATTCAACAGACGGAATGTACGGCGAGAATTTAGCCGCAGGGTGGGTCCAACCTTTGGACACAATGAGCGGTCCGATTGCGACTAAGTTTTGGTCGACGGAGAAGCCTAATTACAATTATGACACCAACAAATGTAGTGATGTGTGTGGGCATTACACCCAGATTGTCGCTAATCAATCGCAACGACTCGGTTGTGGTACGGTCAGATGTCATAACAATGAGTATGTTTGGGTTGTATGTAACTATGCTCCTAGGCCAATGGGTGATGCGAACACACGTCCGTATTAa